The Lacipirellulaceae bacterium genome contains a region encoding:
- the gcvT gene encoding glycine cleavage system aminomethyltransferase GcvT, with amino-acid sequence MSTETLLQTPLHDWHAEHGGRMVDFAGWSMPVQYTSIVEEHTAVRERLGLFDVSHMGRLQFSGAGSEGLLDRLLTRRVTDMQPGQIRYSLVCREDGGILDDVLVYRLLDQAEASEVGVDQPAFQLVVNASNREKIVDSLRDYLKQNPPAEDETVRMTDLTVVTAMIAVQGPKAIELLDPLVDFELTELKNYHGTYTEVEDKPCYLSRTGYTGEDGAEIICSANYAEPIWNLLLSVGEKARALACGLAARDTLRLEAAMPLYGHELSEEINPVQAGLTFAVNAKGREFVGSKAVAAAVSDENLSGRVGLEIEGKRPAREGAKVISGEKVVGEVTSGTFSPTLEKPIAMAYVEREFAKLGTELAVDIRGKQHAARIVKLPFYKRASS; translated from the coding sequence ATGAGTACGGAAACGCTGCTGCAGACCCCGCTTCACGACTGGCACGCTGAACATGGCGGACGCATGGTCGATTTCGCCGGCTGGTCGATGCCGGTGCAGTACACGTCGATCGTCGAAGAGCACACCGCCGTGCGAGAGCGGCTTGGTCTGTTTGACGTTTCGCACATGGGGCGGCTCCAGTTTTCGGGAGCCGGTTCTGAAGGCTTACTCGACCGGCTGCTCACACGCCGTGTGACCGACATGCAGCCTGGGCAAATCCGCTACTCGCTGGTTTGCCGCGAGGACGGTGGCATTCTAGACGACGTCCTGGTGTACCGTCTGCTCGATCAAGCTGAGGCTAGCGAAGTAGGCGTCGACCAACCCGCTTTTCAATTGGTCGTCAACGCGAGCAATCGAGAGAAAATCGTCGATTCCCTTCGCGACTATCTGAAACAGAACCCGCCTGCTGAGGACGAAACAGTCCGGATGACGGACCTGACCGTCGTCACGGCAATGATCGCCGTGCAAGGACCGAAGGCGATTGAACTGCTGGACCCTCTAGTCGATTTCGAGCTGACCGAGTTGAAGAACTACCACGGCACCTACACCGAAGTCGAAGACAAGCCCTGCTACCTCAGCCGCACCGGGTACACTGGCGAGGACGGGGCCGAGATTATTTGTTCCGCCAACTACGCTGAACCGATTTGGAACCTTTTACTCAGTGTCGGCGAGAAAGCCAGGGCCCTCGCTTGCGGTTTAGCCGCCCGCGACACACTTCGTCTCGAAGCCGCGATGCCGCTCTACGGCCACGAGCTTTCCGAAGAAATCAATCCTGTGCAAGCGGGACTGACTTTTGCGGTCAACGCTAAGGGCCGAGAGTTCGTGGGTAGCAAAGCAGTTGCTGCAGCAGTTTCGGATGAGAATCTATCGGGGCGAGTGGGACTAGAGATTGAAGGCAAGCGTCCCGCGCGCGAGGGAGCAAAGGTCATCAGCGGCGAGAAGGTTGTTGGGGAAGTGACCAGTGGCACTTTTTCGCCGACGCTTGAGAAGCCGATAGCAATGGCCTATGTCGAGCGTGAGTTCGCCAAGCTGGGGACCGAGCTTGCCGTTGATATTCGAGGGAAGCAGCATGCTGCGAGAATCGTGAAGTTACCGTTTTACAAGCGAGCGAGTTCGTAG
- the rnr gene encoding ribonuclease R: protein MSNLREAILRHVNDERYRPVKPKVIAKKLGLENDDVSRVKKEVKKLVREKELAYGPSHLVCPVKEDHPASKVGKQPAKNKRPKHITGVFRRNDSGYGFVRPEGTAKSEGRDSDIFVPANAAGDAASGDTVRIRLDGKLGRKGKPEGRVIDIVERATNRFVGTYFEQADMALVQVDGGVFTKPIYVGDPGAKGARTDDKVVMEMVRFPSNVRDGEGVIVDILGQRGQPGVDTISVIHEFNLPGDFSEDALEEARDRAVKFDESIPENRTDFTGETVITIDPLTARDFDDAISLERLENGHWLLGVHIADVSHFVQPKTPLDREARDRATSVYLPDRVIPMLPEIISNNLASLQPDRVRYCVTAKIEFDPQGVRIGTDVYKGAIKSCRRFTYEEVDEYLADPQDWKSKLTPEVHRLLGDMHTLAMMLRKRRFKRGALELHMPELEIDLDKDGRVSGAHLQENTESHQIIEEFMLSANIAVAERLADEGLIFLRRVHGAPDPRRLKALTEFVKALGLKTEDLSSRFALQDLLNQVKDDPRQHAVNFATLRSMQKAIYSPEDEGHFALATDCYCHFTSPIRRYPDLTIHRLIEALAEGKKPVQEYQAILSLGDHCSEREQRATNAERELTKVKLLAYFEDKVGKKMDGIVTGVESFGMFVTATQIPAEGLVHISSLDDDHYKYDRSGHVLTGFRSGNTFRLGDKVKIEVASVDLDKRELDFRIVKNAKRSKQKGKHKKKRRR, encoded by the coding sequence ATGTCAAACCTCCGCGAAGCCATTCTCCGCCACGTCAATGACGAGCGTTACCGCCCCGTCAAACCAAAAGTCATCGCCAAGAAGCTTGGGCTGGAGAACGACGATGTTTCCCGCGTTAAGAAGGAAGTGAAGAAGCTCGTCCGCGAAAAGGAACTTGCCTACGGACCGAGTCATCTCGTTTGCCCGGTGAAGGAAGATCACCCTGCTTCGAAAGTCGGCAAGCAGCCGGCGAAGAACAAACGACCCAAGCACATCACTGGCGTGTTCAGGCGGAACGACAGCGGGTACGGTTTTGTCCGCCCTGAAGGGACCGCCAAGAGCGAGGGTCGTGACTCCGATATTTTCGTCCCCGCGAATGCTGCCGGCGATGCGGCCAGTGGCGACACGGTCCGGATTCGCCTCGACGGCAAACTCGGGCGTAAGGGCAAACCCGAAGGTCGCGTGATCGACATTGTCGAACGGGCGACCAATCGGTTCGTGGGAACGTATTTCGAGCAGGCCGATATGGCGCTTGTGCAAGTCGATGGCGGCGTCTTCACCAAACCCATCTACGTGGGCGACCCCGGGGCGAAGGGGGCTCGCACCGACGATAAAGTCGTCATGGAGATGGTTCGCTTCCCCTCGAACGTCCGTGACGGCGAGGGGGTGATTGTTGACATTCTCGGCCAGCGTGGGCAGCCGGGCGTTGATACGATTTCGGTCATTCACGAATTCAACCTGCCGGGTGATTTCTCTGAGGACGCACTCGAGGAAGCCCGCGACAGGGCTGTCAAGTTCGACGAGTCGATCCCTGAAAACCGAACCGACTTCACCGGTGAAACGGTCATCACCATCGACCCGCTCACAGCGCGTGATTTCGATGACGCGATTTCGCTCGAAAGGCTTGAAAACGGGCATTGGTTGCTGGGCGTACACATCGCCGACGTTTCCCACTTCGTTCAGCCGAAGACACCGCTCGACCGCGAGGCACGCGACCGAGCGACGAGCGTTTATCTGCCCGACCGCGTGATTCCGATGCTGCCGGAGATCATCTCCAACAATCTGGCGAGCTTGCAGCCGGATCGGGTGCGATACTGCGTGACCGCGAAGATTGAATTTGATCCTCAAGGAGTTCGCATTGGTACGGACGTCTATAAAGGCGCCATCAAGAGCTGCCGGCGGTTCACCTACGAAGAAGTGGACGAGTATCTGGCTGACCCGCAGGATTGGAAGTCAAAACTCACTCCTGAAGTCCACCGCTTGTTGGGCGATATGCACACGTTAGCGATGATGCTGCGAAAGCGGCGGTTCAAACGGGGTGCGCTTGAGCTGCACATGCCGGAGTTGGAAATTGATCTCGATAAGGACGGTCGCGTTAGCGGGGCGCATCTGCAAGAGAACACCGAGAGTCACCAGATCATCGAGGAGTTCATGCTGTCGGCGAACATTGCCGTGGCGGAACGTCTGGCCGATGAAGGGCTGATATTCCTGCGGCGTGTTCACGGAGCGCCCGACCCACGGCGTTTGAAAGCGCTGACTGAATTTGTGAAAGCTTTGGGGCTGAAAACCGAAGACCTTTCCAGTCGCTTCGCTTTGCAAGACCTTTTGAACCAAGTCAAGGACGACCCACGCCAGCACGCCGTCAACTTTGCGACGCTACGATCGATGCAAAAGGCGATCTACAGTCCCGAAGATGAAGGACACTTCGCGTTGGCGACCGATTGCTATTGCCATTTCACGTCGCCGATTCGCCGCTATCCCGATTTGACGATCCACCGTTTGATCGAAGCTTTGGCCGAAGGCAAGAAACCGGTTCAGGAGTATCAAGCGATTCTCTCGCTGGGCGATCACTGTAGCGAGCGAGAGCAACGTGCCACCAACGCCGAGCGGGAACTCACCAAAGTGAAGCTGCTTGCGTATTTTGAAGACAAAGTCGGCAAGAAAATGGACGGCATCGTCACGGGCGTGGAAAGCTTCGGCATGTTCGTCACGGCAACGCAAATCCCCGCCGAAGGGCTGGTCCACATCAGTTCGCTGGATGACGACCATTACAAGTACGACCGCAGCGGGCATGTGCTCACCGGGTTCCGTTCGGGGAATACGTTCCGCCTAGGCGACAAAGTGAAAATCGAGGTGGCGTCTGTGGATTTGGACAAACGGGAACTCGACTTCCGCATTGTCAAGAACGCCAAGCGATCGAAGCAGAAGGGAAAGCACAAGAAGAAACGACGCCGCTAG
- a CDS encoding OB-fold nucleic acid binding domain-containing protein, whose translation MERQFVSQLGHNAQVQQVFLASEKQLRPNRNGNLYLQVELSDRSGAVQARMWNASEDDYKAFENGDYVYVDGATQLFQGNVQLIANRIRRARPDEVDESDYMTLETGEITKMRERFEEIMRGIKSAPVARLAAAFLDDEVFMEKFCRAPAGMKNHHAYQGGLLDHVLSLAELALLVAPRYPDLDGDKLLLGVFLHDAAKVDELTYVRDIAYSDEGQLLGHMAMALTMVDQKCAEAVKKDGMPLPEKLIVEIKHMILSHHGQYEYGSSKLPMTLEAVALHHLDNFDAKMASFTQLMKDCPNVDSPWTQYFSQIGRKLYKGEVSQS comes from the coding sequence ATGGAACGTCAATTCGTTAGTCAGCTTGGCCACAACGCTCAAGTTCAACAGGTATTCCTCGCTTCCGAGAAGCAGCTTCGTCCCAACCGGAACGGCAACCTCTATTTGCAGGTCGAGCTTTCCGACCGCAGTGGTGCCGTGCAGGCCCGGATGTGGAATGCTAGCGAGGACGATTATAAAGCGTTCGAGAACGGCGACTACGTCTATGTGGACGGCGCGACGCAGCTCTTTCAGGGGAATGTCCAACTGATCGCCAACCGGATTCGTCGAGCGCGGCCAGACGAGGTGGACGAGTCTGACTACATGACGCTCGAAACGGGCGAGATCACAAAGATGCGCGAACGATTCGAAGAAATCATGCGCGGCATCAAGTCAGCCCCGGTCGCGCGACTCGCAGCGGCATTTCTTGATGACGAAGTGTTCATGGAGAAGTTCTGCCGCGCCCCCGCGGGGATGAAGAATCACCACGCCTATCAAGGCGGCTTGCTCGATCATGTGCTGAGCCTTGCCGAATTGGCATTGCTGGTCGCTCCCCGCTATCCCGACCTTGATGGTGACAAGCTGTTGCTGGGAGTCTTCTTGCACGATGCCGCCAAAGTGGACGAGCTGACCTACGTCCGCGACATCGCCTACAGCGACGAGGGCCAACTCCTGGGACACATGGCGATGGCGCTCACCATGGTTGACCAAAAGTGCGCCGAGGCGGTGAAGAAAGATGGCATGCCGTTGCCGGAGAAGCTGATCGTCGAGATCAAGCACATGATCCTCAGCCACCATGGTCAGTACGAGTATGGCAGCAGCAAGCTGCCGATGACCCTTGAAGCGGTTGCCCTGCACCACCTCGACAACTTCGACGCCAAGATGGCCAGCTTCACGCAACTGATGAAAGATTGCCCCAACGTCGACAGCCCGTGGACGCAATACTTCTCGCAGATCGGGCGGAAGTTGTACAAAGGGGAAGTTAGTCAGTCTTGA
- the proS gene encoding proline--tRNA ligase, which produces MAKQPKSAISPTRAEDYPEWYQQVVKAADLAETSDVRGCMVIKPWGYAIWENIQRQLDTRFKATGHENAYFPLFIPMSFLEKEAEHVEGFAKECAVVTHHRLEPDPDGGLRPAPSAELQEPLIVRPTSETIIGATFARWVESHRDLPILINQWANVVRWEMRTRMFLRTAEFLWQEGHTVHATEEEAVEETKQMLDVYADFAENVMAMPVIKGEKTSGERFPGAVATYSIEAMMQDRKALQAGTSHFLGQNFAKAQDIKFQNVAGKLEHAWTTSWGVSTRLVGGLIMTHADDDGLVVPPKLAPAHVVLLPIYRKEEERAEVMPYVELLKKELEAQQFAGEPIRVKIDDRDMRGGEKKWQWVKRGVPIRAEIGPRDVAGEGVFVARRDVGGKGQGTPRGEFVQSISQTLAEIQQGMFDRAKQAREDVSVKIDDLDEFKAFFTPNNEEQPEIHGGLAYCHFVDAPEIEETLKELKVTVRCIPLEGDDEPGECLFTGQPSQRRGVFAKAY; this is translated from the coding sequence ATGGCCAAGCAACCCAAATCTGCGATCTCCCCCACCCGAGCCGAGGACTACCCCGAGTGGTACCAACAGGTTGTCAAGGCGGCTGATCTGGCTGAAACCTCCGACGTGCGGGGGTGTATGGTCATCAAGCCGTGGGGCTATGCGATCTGGGAGAACATCCAGCGGCAGCTCGACACACGGTTCAAAGCCACAGGGCACGAGAACGCATACTTCCCGCTCTTCATCCCCATGAGCTTCCTGGAAAAGGAAGCCGAGCACGTCGAGGGTTTCGCCAAGGAATGTGCCGTGGTGACGCATCATCGGCTGGAACCCGACCCCGACGGCGGGTTGCGTCCCGCGCCCTCGGCAGAGCTGCAAGAGCCGCTGATCGTGCGTCCCACGAGCGAGACCATTATCGGTGCGACGTTTGCCCGTTGGGTCGAATCGCACCGTGACTTGCCGATTCTCATCAACCAATGGGCCAACGTCGTCCGCTGGGAGATGCGTACGCGGATGTTTCTTCGGACCGCGGAGTTTCTTTGGCAAGAGGGGCACACCGTGCACGCGACCGAAGAAGAGGCCGTCGAAGAAACGAAGCAGATGCTCGACGTCTACGCGGACTTTGCCGAGAACGTCATGGCGATGCCGGTCATCAAGGGCGAGAAAACCTCCGGCGAGCGTTTCCCCGGGGCGGTCGCCACGTACAGCATCGAGGCGATGATGCAGGATCGGAAAGCGTTACAAGCGGGGACGAGCCATTTTCTTGGGCAGAACTTTGCGAAGGCGCAGGACATCAAGTTCCAAAACGTCGCTGGCAAGTTGGAACACGCCTGGACGACCAGTTGGGGTGTTTCGACGCGGCTCGTTGGCGGACTGATTATGACCCACGCCGACGATGACGGGCTCGTCGTGCCACCGAAGCTCGCACCCGCACACGTGGTTCTGCTCCCTATCTACCGCAAGGAAGAGGAGCGTGCCGAGGTGATGCCGTATGTCGAATTGCTTAAGAAGGAACTCGAAGCACAGCAGTTTGCTGGCGAGCCGATCCGCGTGAAAATCGACGACCGCGACATGCGCGGCGGCGAGAAGAAATGGCAGTGGGTCAAACGCGGAGTTCCGATCCGCGCCGAAATCGGCCCCCGCGACGTGGCCGGCGAAGGCGTGTTCGTCGCCAGGCGTGACGTGGGTGGCAAAGGGCAGGGCACCCCCCGCGGTGAATTCGTTCAGAGCATCTCCCAGACGCTTGCCGAGATTCAGCAGGGCATGTTTGACCGTGCGAAGCAAGCACGCGAAGATGTGAGCGTCAAGATCGACGATCTCGACGAGTTCAAAGCGTTCTTCACGCCGAACAATGAAGAGCAGCCAGAGATCCACGGCGGACTCGCTTACTGTCACTTTGTCGATGCGCCGGAGATCGAAGAGACGCTCAAAGAGCTAAAAGTCACGGTGCGTTGCATCCCGCTCGAAGGCGATGACGAGCCGGGTGAGTGCCTGTTCACCGGCCAACCAAGCCAGCGACGTGGTGTGTTTGCTAAGGCGTATTAA
- a CDS encoding DUF4416 family protein, translated as MGSINSPKPVLLLIAASSRYESALTWGLQQAEQQFGKTALVSPAFEFTETDYYLEEMGTDLKKQFWVFEQIIDPVSLAHMKLATNDLETEYRYKKLHPERRPLNLDPGYLTLAKLILASTKDHAHRVYLQRGIYAEVTLQFRGKAWQALPWTYPDYQREDFQAFFTECREVLKKKLQPFPP; from the coding sequence ATGGGCAGCATCAACTCTCCCAAACCGGTTCTCCTCCTCATTGCTGCAAGCAGTCGCTACGAGTCTGCGCTCACTTGGGGATTGCAACAAGCCGAACAGCAGTTCGGCAAGACGGCCCTCGTAAGTCCCGCTTTCGAATTCACCGAAACGGACTACTATCTCGAAGAGATGGGCACGGATCTAAAGAAGCAGTTTTGGGTTTTCGAGCAGATTATCGATCCGGTATCACTGGCTCACATGAAGCTGGCGACCAACGATCTTGAAACAGAGTACAGGTACAAGAAGCTGCACCCGGAACGTCGGCCGCTGAATCTTGATCCTGGCTATCTGACGCTCGCCAAACTGATTCTCGCTTCGACGAAAGACCACGCCCACCGTGTGTATCTCCAACGCGGTATTTACGCAGAAGTAACGCTCCAGTTCCGCGGCAAGGCTTGGCAGGCGTTGCCTTGGACCTACCCCGATTACCAACGCGAAGATTTCCAGGCGTTCTTCACAGAATGCCGTGAGGTGCTAAAGAAGAAGCTGCAGCCATTTCCGCCGTGA
- a CDS encoding DUF1573 domain-containing protein — protein MKQLLAWIGIAAVSGVVLGVVLGYVEAKPWAFSVPEPGGISELSHAGHNHDEDAKVPELAIDEPVFEFGNMEIGTSRRHSFPITNKGEVPLTVKFLSNTCQCTAVELDGKMAEGSPPLVLAPGESSTVELEWIAKGSPRTFRHGATFETSDPARRRLEIQVTGELVDSTSLNPAVLHFGVVKVGQPGEASLTITSYVESELKILEHEIVDKRFAEQVELDFQELQPFELSNPTAKAGLRVVAKYQPGKSLGPFQGFLKLKTNLSRASQLTVPIAGTVVGDVSMHGPGWKRNKGLLKLPPIKGDKGGEVKLKMVVRGSEVDGSQIAVASTSPSVLKAELSEIEEMPGDLRHVNLTVSIPKGTRPMARLGGDLGKEGEIVVKTGHPVTPEFKLRVAFIVQ, from the coding sequence ATGAAACAACTACTCGCTTGGATCGGTATTGCGGCTGTCTCTGGTGTCGTTCTTGGGGTCGTGCTCGGCTACGTCGAGGCGAAGCCGTGGGCGTTTTCGGTGCCTGAACCGGGAGGGATTTCAGAGCTCTCTCATGCGGGGCATAACCATGATGAGGACGCGAAAGTTCCCGAGCTCGCGATCGACGAGCCGGTCTTCGAATTTGGCAACATGGAGATTGGCACCTCGCGGCGTCATTCCTTCCCCATCACCAACAAGGGCGAAGTGCCACTCACCGTGAAGTTTCTCAGCAATACGTGCCAGTGCACCGCGGTTGAGCTTGATGGGAAGATGGCCGAGGGGAGTCCTCCTTTGGTCTTGGCACCGGGTGAGTCTTCGACCGTTGAACTCGAATGGATCGCGAAAGGTTCTCCACGCACGTTTCGCCACGGGGCGACCTTCGAGACGAGCGACCCAGCACGCAGGCGGCTAGAGATCCAAGTCACCGGCGAGTTGGTTGATTCAACAAGCCTCAATCCGGCCGTCTTGCATTTCGGGGTCGTGAAAGTGGGACAGCCAGGTGAGGCGAGTCTCACGATCACTTCCTATGTGGAATCGGAATTAAAGATCCTTGAGCACGAGATCGTCGATAAAAGGTTCGCCGAACAGGTAGAACTCGACTTTCAAGAGCTCCAGCCCTTTGAGCTTTCCAACCCAACGGCGAAGGCGGGGCTGCGAGTCGTGGCCAAGTACCAGCCGGGCAAATCACTCGGTCCCTTCCAAGGATTTCTCAAGCTCAAAACAAATTTGTCGCGGGCAAGTCAGTTAACCGTTCCGATCGCAGGTACGGTCGTGGGAGACGTTTCCATGCACGGACCTGGCTGGAAACGCAACAAGGGACTACTCAAACTTCCTCCCATCAAGGGCGACAAAGGAGGTGAGGTCAAGCTGAAGATGGTGGTCCGTGGTTCGGAGGTGGACGGTTCTCAGATTGCCGTTGCCAGCACAAGCCCGTCGGTGCTGAAAGCTGAACTGAGCGAGATCGAAGAAATGCCAGGAGATCTCCGTCATGTGAATCTGACAGTCAGCATTCCTAAGGGCACCCGCCCAATGGCCCGCCTCGGCGGCGATCTTGGTAAGGAAGGGGAGATCGTCGTAAAAACGGGGCACCCTGTCACTCCCGAGTTCAAACTGCGGGTGGCGTTTATCGTGCAGTAG
- a CDS encoding multiheme c-type cytochrome produces MSRPRFLLLALTLFSFALWGITVAAKDAATEKGGYERNTEEARKAKDYVELNGPIFEGWTKPEVALLFSGEMNGYLEPCGCTGLENQKGGLKRRHTLLKQLEAKGWQIAKFDMGGLTRRRGHQAEIKFRYALDSLVKLGYDAVGLGSKELQLTTDELVYAIANVPPEENPLVSANVGIYSFDSGMTRTHHVVTVGNRRFGVTSVLGSKYEKLLANVTDVVYRSPSEGLAQIAPKLAAEKCDTQVLMVYGTKEEAKLLAQQFPQFDYLAVATGGDVPPLKMEAVGNSSSPTRIVEVGHKGMYVVVVGLYDDPANPIRYQSVPLDGRFDDSEEMQAMMVRYQQELELQGLDGLGLNGSPHPQGKFIGSAACADCHTTAMEIFEGTPHSHATESIISISDPSRHFDPECLSCHVTGWNPQQYFPYASGYMSLEKTPHLRANGCENCHGPGAAHVAAEMGEVDVNEAEQEALRAALRLKIVENEGNKGKQVMPRGGVVENCMRCHDQDNSPDFDFQKYWEEVKHEGVD; encoded by the coding sequence ATGTCTCGACCACGATTCCTTCTCTTGGCTCTAACACTTTTTTCTTTCGCTCTCTGGGGGATTACCGTTGCTGCAAAGGATGCTGCGACCGAAAAGGGTGGCTACGAGCGCAACACGGAGGAAGCTCGCAAGGCGAAAGACTACGTCGAGTTAAACGGACCCATCTTTGAGGGTTGGACGAAGCCCGAGGTCGCGCTGCTCTTCTCCGGCGAAATGAATGGCTATCTCGAACCGTGCGGTTGCACGGGACTAGAGAACCAAAAAGGCGGTCTGAAACGACGGCATACGTTGCTGAAGCAGTTAGAAGCCAAGGGTTGGCAAATCGCCAAGTTCGACATGGGCGGACTGACGCGCCGACGTGGGCATCAGGCGGAGATCAAGTTCCGCTACGCGCTCGACTCGCTCGTGAAGTTGGGCTACGACGCCGTTGGGCTTGGCTCGAAGGAGTTGCAACTCACGACCGACGAACTGGTGTACGCGATCGCCAACGTCCCGCCTGAGGAAAACCCGCTCGTCTCTGCGAATGTTGGTATCTACAGTTTCGACAGTGGCATGACCCGCACGCACCATGTCGTGACGGTTGGAAATCGCCGCTTCGGGGTGACGTCCGTTCTGGGAAGCAAGTATGAGAAACTGTTGGCCAATGTGACCGACGTCGTCTACCGTTCGCCGTCTGAAGGACTTGCCCAAATCGCTCCGAAGCTGGCTGCTGAGAAGTGCGACACTCAGGTCCTGATGGTCTACGGCACCAAGGAGGAAGCAAAACTTCTGGCCCAGCAGTTTCCGCAGTTTGACTATCTCGCGGTTGCCACAGGAGGGGATGTGCCGCCGCTGAAAATGGAGGCGGTTGGAAACTCCAGCAGCCCAACGCGGATCGTCGAAGTCGGGCACAAAGGCATGTATGTCGTCGTCGTTGGTTTGTACGACGATCCGGCTAATCCGATTCGCTATCAATCCGTTCCGCTTGACGGTCGGTTTGACGATTCCGAAGAGATGCAAGCGATGATGGTGCGATATCAACAGGAGTTGGAACTGCAAGGTCTTGATGGCCTTGGACTCAATGGCAGTCCGCACCCACAGGGCAAGTTCATCGGCAGTGCCGCTTGTGCCGACTGCCATACGACCGCCATGGAGATTTTCGAGGGCACACCCCACTCGCACGCGACCGAATCGATCATCAGCATTTCCGATCCTTCCCGGCATTTCGATCCTGAGTGCCTAAGCTGCCACGTGACCGGCTGGAATCCGCAGCAGTATTTTCCCTATGCCTCGGGCTACATGAGCCTGGAGAAAACACCCCACCTACGAGCCAACGGCTGCGAAAACTGCCACGGCCCCGGTGCGGCTCACGTCGCTGCTGAAATGGGTGAGGTCGACGTCAACGAAGCGGAGCAGGAAGCGCTCCGTGCCGCCCTGCGTTTGAAGATCGTCGAGAACGAGGGAAACAAAGGCAAACAAGTCATGCCGCGCGGCGGCGTGGTCGAAAACTGCATGCGCTGCCACGACCAAGACAACAGCCCCGACTTCGACTTCCAAAAGTACTGGGAGGAAGTGAAGCACGAAGGGGTGGATTGA
- a CDS encoding HAD-IIA family hydrolase — protein MAKNGFLIDMDGVIYRGSQLIPGADDFINALLAQDIPFLFLTNNSQRTRRDVTTKLQRMGIHVEERHIFTCAMATARFLAKHKPEGTAYVIGEGGLLQALHKNGYSIVDHDPDFVVVGEGRTITLDTLEHAVNMILGGAKLIATNMDPNCPTKTGTRPGCGATVAYLETVTGRKAFSVGKPSPVMMRAARKELMLTTSQTVMVGDTMETDILGGVQMGYRTVLTLTGSTHREDLEKYAFGPDVVVESIAELCDPTNFLDFKLPDGNKEDDTVADFNAWRLANA, from the coding sequence ATGGCCAAGAACGGATTCCTCATTGATATGGACGGTGTCATCTATCGTGGGAGTCAATTGATTCCCGGAGCGGATGATTTCATCAACGCCTTGCTAGCCCAAGATATTCCTTTCCTCTTCCTCACCAACAATAGCCAACGGACCCGTCGCGATGTGACGACGAAGCTGCAACGGATGGGGATTCATGTCGAGGAGCGGCACATCTTTACTTGTGCGATGGCAACGGCTCGATTCTTAGCGAAGCACAAACCCGAAGGGACGGCCTATGTGATTGGCGAGGGAGGACTGCTGCAAGCGCTACATAAGAATGGGTACTCGATCGTCGACCACGATCCTGACTTTGTCGTCGTGGGCGAGGGCCGCACAATTACGCTCGATACGCTGGAACATGCTGTGAACATGATCCTCGGCGGTGCAAAGCTCATTGCCACAAACATGGACCCGAATTGCCCCACGAAGACCGGCACGCGCCCTGGCTGCGGAGCAACCGTGGCTTATCTTGAAACAGTGACCGGTCGCAAGGCATTCAGCGTCGGCAAGCCAAGCCCGGTGATGATGCGAGCCGCACGCAAGGAACTGATGCTGACGACTTCGCAAACGGTGATGGTCGGCGACACGATGGAGACCGACATCCTGGGCGGAGTGCAGATGGGGTACCGCACGGTGCTGACGCTCACGGGTTCTACTCACCGCGAAGATTTGGAGAAGTACGCCTTCGGCCCCGACGTGGTCGTGGAATCGATCGCTGAGCTATGCGACCCGACGAATTTCCTCGATTTCAAACTGCCCGATGGCAATAAGGAGGACGACACCGTGGCAGACTTCAATGCGTGGCGGTTGGCTAATGCTTAG